A genomic region of Choristoneura fumiferana chromosome 17, NRCan_CFum_1, whole genome shotgun sequence contains the following coding sequences:
- the LOC141437431 gene encoding uncharacterized protein, translating to MNNRQTHSLDKIQYITEENVKLIVTKYGYANDDTIIDNYTVSYASDKMLGFLADYLKLQISVVSNNERKVIFCFIKAISRTNVAKADMVHEMGLFEKESHFYSVIKSNVETAGLRPWSPRLVARLEDALIFEDLSALQYKLRDRHNKFDKQHILQALQTLARFHSSSIIFEEKKSKELERPYRINDEYEQYLGKGGYTKDSSWFVQCRTGALEAVKAFSKYKNNKDLMNNFDRKWCEVFNSALDLCDTSTEYRNVMCHRDLWNNNILFHYKCPSDKNMEPDDCMLVDFQAVRYMPPAGDVMQLLHCNLDPQFRKDNLNEFLNFYYEELKIILWNNKVNIHDIMTKYNFLMSAEKQNQWGIVAHACLVQTFWLDDDLTAEHFDDSGKFNENMSENKASFIKLVIEKDDSYKQMLMKVFDEIIQEYCLK from the exons ATGAATAATCGTCAAACGCATTCGTTAGATAAAATTCAATATATCACAGaagaaaatgttaaattaataGTAACCAAATATGGATATGCAAACGACGACACTATCATAGACAATTACACAGTGAGTTATGCGAGTGATAAAATGTTGGGTTTCCTTGCAGATTATCTGAAGTTACAAATTTCCGTTGTTTCGAATAATGAAAGaaaagtgattttttgttttatcaaagCTATTTCTAGAACTAATGTGGCGAAAGCAGATATGGTTCATGAGATGGGGCTATTTGAAAAGGAATCACACTTCTATAGTGTTATCAAGAGCAACGTAGAAACAGCAG GTTTGCGGCCATGGAGTCCCAGATTGGTAGCACGACTTGAAGATGCTCTGATTTTCGAAGATTTGTCCGCCTTGCAATATAAACTGCGTGATCGACACAACAAATTCGATAAGcaacatattttacaagctcTTCAAACTTTAGCTAGATTTCACTCTTCCTCAatcatttttgaagaaaaaaagaGTAAAGAGTTAGAGCGTCCCTACAGAATTAACGATGAATATGAACAATACCTTGGAAAAGGAGGTTACACGAAAGATAGTTCGTGGTTTGTTCAATGTAGAACTGGAGCTCTAGAAGCTGTTAAAGCCTtctcaaaatacaaaaataataaggaTCTGATGAATAACTTTGATAGAAAATGGTGCGAAGTTTTTAATTCAGCATTAGACTTATGTGACACCTCTACCGAATATAGAAATGTGATGTGTCATCGCGATTTATGGAACAATAACATTCTTTTTCATTATAAATGTCCAAGTGATAAGAATATGGAACCAGATGATTGTATGCTGGTAGATTTCCAAGCAGTACGTTATATGCCTCCAGCAGGAGATGTCATGCAGCTGCTCCACTGTAATTTAGATCCACAATTCAGAAAAGATAATCTTAAcgagtttttaaacttttattatgaagaattgaaaataattctttggaataataaagttaatattCATGACATTATGACTAAATACAATTTTCTAATGTCAGCTGAAAAACAGAATCAATGGGGAATTGTAGCGCACGCGTGTTTAGTGCAGACATTTTGGCTGGACGATGATCTCACGGCTGAACATTTCGACGATTCGGgtaaatttaatgaaaacatGTCGGAGAAcaaagctagttttataaaaCTAGTGATCGAAAAAGATGATAGTTACAAACAAATGTTAATGAAAGTATTTGACGAGATAATTCAAGagtattgtttaaaataa
- the LOC141437189 gene encoding sodium channel protein Nach-like, with amino-acid sequence MTSWIIWVITLISALICSVSLVWVTFSNYYKAPLVTTQMPEGVSVSNIIFPAVGICSNNRISKRAASELADRLLEEERNKKYNKTEMMSLLFGLGQLYNLQVMTDDEMRTMQLHYALGEYDVTELMRNLTPRCDDLLIRCAWNEKAENCSHLFNFRLTMNGYCCTFNYLRASDIFEENSDTRGKDMYKYGNKSSFDFDQGLKVLLKTDDEDDFFYNMPSLGAILQFSDAYDFPDAPSGSYAMKIISPSIQMVVMVTASFTEASRDIQHVSVKLRSCLFYDESSYLPFYTHSDCMLKCRMLFLLAKCNCTPFNMPKYNNGRTCNIRDIPCLKIFYGELTLHLSTISTSRVEGLTDEDIPQETNCSRQSAIDALRVKGISCPMCYPTCSKTTYSYAFYNVLIFPDHLNIVPDRDRDDWLVGANFTGASIIHVKYAKEVADCYGQNVIMKWFDLISNIGSTCGFVTGFSFVSVLEFFYFFTVKLMREMNARRQRQRIRDIAALQPPTPAQIQPITRYRPIYWNELGNAGNKYDNNQ; translated from the exons ATGACCAGCTG GATCATTTGGGTCATAACCTTGATCAGCGCGCTCATCTGTTCCGTATCCTTAGTTTGGGTTACGTTCAGTAACTACTACAAAGCTCCGTTGGTGACAACGCAGATGCCTGAGGGCGTTTCTGTTAGTAACATCATCTTCCCCGCTGTCGGTATCTGCTCAAATAATAGGATTAGCAAGCGTGCCGCGAGCGAGCTTGCTGACAGACT CCTAGAAGAGGAGCGCAACAAGAAGTACAACAAAACGGAGATGATGTCACTTCTCTTTGGTTTGGGCCAGTTATACAACCTGCAGGTTATGACTGATGACGAGATGCGTACGATGCAGCTCCACTATGCTTTGGGAGAATATGACGTCACAGAGTTAATGCGAAAC TTGACGCCTCGCTGCGACGATCTACTAATCAGATGTGCGTGGAATGAAAAAGCTGAAAATTGCAGTCATCTATTCAACTTTCGCCTAACTATGAACGGATATTGCTGCACATTCAACTACCTACGGGCATCCGATATATTTGAAGA AAATAGCGATACTCGAGGCAAGGACATGTACAAGTATGGCAACAAATCTTCCTTCGATTTCGACCAAGGATTGAAAGTGTTACTTAAAACTGACGATGAAGACGATTTCTTTTACAATATGCCCTCACTGGGTGCTATA TTGCAATTTTCGGACGCTTATGATTTTCCTGACGCTCCTAGTGGCAGCTATGCAATGAAAATTATCAGTCCTAGTATACAA ATGGTGGTAATGGTAACAGCCAGCTTCACCGAAGCATCCCGCGATATCCAGCACGTTTCTGTCAAACTTCGGAGTTGCTTATTCTACGATGAATCCTCCTACCTCCCTTTTTACACCCATAGCGACTGTATGCTTAAATGCCGTATGCTGTTCCTCCTTGCTAAGTGCAATTGCACACCTTTTAATATGCCGAAGTATAATAATGGACGGACGTGCAATATAAGGGATATACCTTGCCTCAAAATATTTTACGGTGAGTTGA CGCTCCATCTCAGCACCATAAGTACTAGTAGAGTTGAGGGTCTGACAGACGAGGACATTCCGCAAGAAACGAACTGTAGTAGACAGTCAGCTATTGATGCCCTGAGGGTG AAAGGCATATCGTGCCCCATGTGCTACCCCACTTGCTCCAAGACCACTTACAGCTATGCCTTCTACAATGTCCTCATATTTCCCGACCACCTCAACATCGTGCCTGATAGAGACAGGGATGACTGGCT TGTGGGTGCTAACTTTACCGGAGCCTCGATTATACACGTCAAATATGCAAAAGAAGTTGCGGATTGTTACGGGCAGAACGTTATTATGAAATGGTTTGATTTAATTA GTAATATAGGTTCAACCTGCGGCTTTGTCACCGGCTTTAGTTTCGTTTCCGTCCTCGAGTTCTTCTACTTCTTCACGGTGAAGTTGATGCGAGAGATGAATGCACGACGGCAGCGGCAGAGGATCCGCGACATCGCAGCTCTTCAACCACCGACTCCTGCGCAGATCCAACCCATCACCAGATACAGGCCGATATACTGGAATGAGCTCGGAAACGCTGGAAATAAATATGACAACAACCAATAG
- the LOC141437191 gene encoding sodium channel protein Nach-like, which produces MDSKSTLKRYVDIWWNGIKSLPETTSIHGFRFIADSKRHWVERIFWLIFVIMSWYGSSLLIAAQYDAFQNNPISFVVETTYKDWNTDFPSVAICEHDNTARIEYISDMLWGEDHDFNMEEVLKELAYFKGITYYTSQYCGLEDPLPDCIKDNLTYYANLVRTPCEQSLSNCSWNDVPFTCCDYFRPMDTELGTCFAINTIQGRQVRVLYRLLQI; this is translated from the exons ATGGATTCCAAGTCAACGTTGAAAAGATACGTCGATATCTGGTGGAATGGGATTAAGAGTTTGCCAGAAACTACTTCTATTCATGGTTTTAGATTCATTGCTGACTCCAAGAGGCATTGGGTTGAAAG GATTTTCTGGTTAATATTTGTTATAATGTCCTGGTATGGCTCGTCTCTTCTGATAGCGGCACAATACGATGCATTCCAAAATAATCCCATATCCTTCGTCGTTGAAACCACTTATAAGGACTGGAACACCGACTTCCCGTCCGTAGCTATTTGTGAACATGATAACACTGCCCGCATTGAATATATTTCAGACAT GCTGTGGGGAGAAGACCATGACTTTAACATGGAAGAAGTGTTAAAAGAATTGGCCTACTTCAAAGGAATAACTTACTACACGTCGCAGTATTGTGGCTTGGAGGATCCCCTGCCCGACTGCATCAAAGACAATCTTACCTACTACGCCAATTTG GTTCGAACCCCCTGCGAACAAAGTCTATCTAATTGTTCATGGAACGATGTTCCTTTTACTTGTTGTGATTATTTTAGACCGATGGACACCGAGCTTGGTACATGCTTCGCAATAAATACTATCCAAGGCAGGCAAGTCAGAGTCTTATATAGACTGCTTCagatataa
- the LOC141436961 gene encoding uncharacterized protein, with amino-acid sequence MDLLNEKEVKSVVEQYGNFDLLDFKITNYSETLIGYLGKHLKLVANVNANGRLAELKFFVKCLPKDKWIAQFLMESGFFRKEFTMLSVLFNQFERNEDECKWRPKALLLKEYVFVFEDVKELGYAMANQKSTLNYNETMAVVQTLARFHAQSFIYEEKKSLELQKPYRIWDDFSEYLQEPKNKDWRNAGRNAAIEFLKVFSKHRWEPLFSEKVTNLFHLLFDDAFDLMRPSTKYRNTVVHRDLWSNNILLKNENGECGALIIDFQTVLYCPPTMDLSSLIYMNTAKSFRDKHIGEILDFYYKVLSKEVEDKIGIDFATILSMNEFMESYDESVLFGLTQAAIVIPITAMKVEERERLFCDSESIHRINNVSRTKEVIHVANEDAEYYSRLIDLFEDILDKYYLR; translated from the exons ATGgatttattaaatgaaaaagaAGTAAAATCCGTTGTTGAACAATATGGCAATTTTGATCTCTTGGATTTCAAAATAACGAATTATTCGGAAACTTTGATTGGTTACCTGGGAAAACATTTGAAGCTTGTAGCCAACGTGAATGCAAATGGAAGACTAGCTGAATTGAAGTTCTTTGTGAAGTGCCTGCCTAAAGACAAATGGATTGCCCAGTTTTTAATGGAATCGGGTTTCTTCAGAAAGGAGTTCACGATGTTGAGTGTATTATTCAATCAGTTTGAGCGAAATGAAG ATGAATGTAAATGGCGTCCAAAGGCACTATTGCTCAAAGAATACGTATTCGTTTTTGAAGATGTCAAAGAATTAGGTTACGCAATGGCTAATCAAAAAAGCACCTTGAATTATAACGAAACGATGGCTGTCGTTCAAACGTTGGCTCGATTCCACGCCCAGTCGTTCATATATGAAGAGAAAAAATCCCTAGAACTTCAAAAACCATACAGAATCTGGGACGATTTTAGTGAATACCTTCAAGAGCCCAAAAACAAAGACTGGCGTAACGCAGGACGTAACGCAGCAATTGAGTTTTTGAAAGTTTTTTCCAAGCACCGTTGGGAACCGCTCTTTTCTGAAAAAGttacaaatttatttcatttactgTTCGATGATGCATTTGATTTAATGAGACCGAGTACAAAGTACCGAAATACAGTTGTCCATCGCGACCTCTGGTCCAACAATATTCTATTAAAGAACGAAAACGGCGAGTGCGGTGCGCTTATTATTGACTTCCAAACGGTTCTCTATTGTCCGCCCACAATGGACTTGTCGTCTTTAATCTACATGAATACAGCCAAGAGTTTCCGAGACAAACATATCGGTGAAATATTAGATTTTTACTACAAAGTATTATCCAAAGAAGTAGAGGATAAAATTGGGATTGATTTTGCGACCATTTTAAGTATGAATGAATTCATGGAATCTTATGATGAAAGCGTTCTGTTTGGTTTGACTCAAGCTGCAATAGTAATCCCTATAACTGCTATGAAGGTCGAGGAAAGAGAGCGGCTTTTCTGTGATTCGGAATCTATACACAGAATAAACAATGTGTCTCGAACCAAAGAAGTAATCCACGTAGCCAACGAGGATGCGGAATATTACTCTCGACTGATTGACTTATTTGAAGATATTCTTGATAAATACTAtttacgttaa
- the LOC141437034 gene encoding acylphosphatase-1-like yields MAVNRKAGLTTADFEVYGKVQGVFFRKHTAKKATELGLRGWVMNTPQGTVIGQLQGAQGAIEDMKIWLQKVGSPKSKIEKAAFRNEGPINSCAFRTFEIRR; encoded by the coding sequence atggCGGTTAATAGAAAAGCGGGATTAACTACAGCTGATTTTGAGGTTTACGGCAAGGTCCAAGGAGTATTCTTCAGGAAACATACGGCGAAGAAGGCAACTGAATTAGGCCTTCGCGGATGGGTGATGAACACTCCCCAGGGCACGGTCATCGGCCAACTGCAGGGTGCTCAAGGAGCTATTGAAGACATGAAGATCTGGCTCCAAAAGGTTGgcagcccgaagtcgaagattgAAAAGGCGGCATTTAGAAACGAAGGGCCAATTAACAGCTGCGCTTTTAGGACCTTTGAGATACGCCGATAA
- the LOC141437432 gene encoding pickpocket protein 28-like, which produces MVSNKTTGPGAIKFNVLITGNVYVLNEEEVPSQTTLGSDVLTIGPEVSQKRYISIRTIENDKGARFISPEKRKCRYTDENFLDVYRHYSYSSCTVQCRKDAQIRFCNCTNYFMPNVPEHLKCDVQGIICLNEHINELSVLKASWSSRPGLYCDCLPSCTEAEISVVKDFKATAATEFAAVHIELAFLPSERYRRNVVRGILDLVVSTGGTGGLFLGASILSFVELVYILLLRPFCDIYSQKGIDYWHRKFGNRRLEDNKFVPNKDWSYNDRNTGAGGKQPKLKLGLEFHKS; this is translated from the exons ATGGTGAGCAATAAAACTACTGGTCCTGGAGCCATTAAGTTTAATGTGTTGATAACTGGTAATGTCTACGTGCTTAATGAAGAAGAGGTTCCATCTCAGACGACGCTAGGGTCAGACGTGTTGACGATTGGACCAGAAGTGTCACAAAA GCGTTACATTTCAATAAGAACCATAGAAAATGACAAAGGTGCTCGTTTCATATCTCCAGAAAAAAGGAAATGTCGTTACACAGACGAAAACTTTCTGGACGTCTACCGCCACTACTCTTACAGTTCTTGCACTGTCCAATGCAGAAAAGACGCCCAGATAAGATTTTGTAATTGCACAAATTATTTCATGCCCAACGTTCCTGAACACCTAAAGTGTGACGTACAAGGCATCATCTGCCTCAACGagcatatcaatgaactgtct GTGTTGAAAGCATCGTGGTCAAGTCGTCCTGGTTTGTATTGCGATTGCTTGCCTTCTTGTACGGAAGCAGAAATATCTGTAGTGAAAGATTTCAAAGCAACGGCAGCTACGGAGTTTGCTGCAGTTCACATAGAGTTAGCATTTTTGCCGAGTGAACGCTACAGGCGAAACGTTGTGCGTGGTATACTCGATCTAGTTG TGTCAACTGGTGGTACAGGCGGACTATTTCTTGGAGCTAGCATCCTCAGCTTCGTAGAGTTAGTTTATATTCTGCTACTTCGCCCTTTCTGTGATATCTACAGTCAGAAAGGAATCGATTACTGGCACAGAAAGTTTGGGAACCGTCGTCTAGAAGACAACAAGTTTGTACCGAACAAGGACTGGAGCTACAATGACAGAAACACTGGAGCTGGCGGGAAACAGCCAAAATTGAAACTCGGGTTGGAATTTCATAAGAGTTAG